A single window of Colletes latitarsis isolate SP2378_abdomen chromosome 6, iyColLati1, whole genome shotgun sequence DNA harbors:
- the LOC143342587 gene encoding uncharacterized protein LOC143342587 isoform X1, whose translation MQHSIVNDDSATVIIITLCTSSEGNKMNIFREEGRRRQLQTKIQTCLPIQVLEEDSLPKIVCHECIKKLENFIEFRETVVSAEGMLESYFTSLRFSEDFLKEGKVYVKSTEKDRPTTPESEALKSIEKASPSTGNQIITNEQHVQHQQPVVVSNINASNIQIISGVQARVQQYKCAMQVQPGGMASAVVEATAETHYSYQQQTSQQLSPQSNEAQNQINEQQSPTSQIQQQVQNQIQNHGQINQQIQSQRQISQQMNQTAQISQQQNQTQVGQQQQQQQQQQQQQQQQQQQQQQQQQQQQQQQQQQNQSQITQQIEQLQRQQREFEKQHRQLQQIEKQQVQITTQQEFPIKQEEIILKTEPDSMQNQQIVQKVQPEAQKDETALQNVPNFTTVHAAPEVFLNLGFKDAPLVTQTIREDSKEFKDYGKTDDAISRNSIGQISEFLKIKSTPEPTSLITVNPQVISQTRDTTCKDCGKTFSSLTLLNSHNCSNASFNSSCDVCGKPFKRREHLYQHRKLHTGERPFVCTTCSKAFSRKEHLVRHLVSHTGEKMHECEVCGKSFSRKDNLHKHRKTHGVSGPYICETCGKSFVVKHYYLMHLTTHASTTGDGVNCQDPLPYKCDLCHKAFSVKQYLTTHKLRHRSKNSNNSGQNTVNGHQSQQSNTTNDTNIVGNNVANSGNLSNNNGQSDNGSTVEMQTVIDKAEEPNGSFNNQYHSNIQEFQ comes from the exons ATGCAACATAGCATTGTCAATGATGATAGCGCAACAGTGATTATCATTAC ATTGTGTACCAGCAGCGAGGGTAATAAAATGAACATTTTTCGAGAAGAAGGTCGTAGACGGCAACTTCAAACAAAGATTCAAACGTGTTTACCTATACAG GTTTTGGAAGAGGATTCGTTACCAAAAATCGTTTGCCATGAATGTATAAAGAAATTGGaaaattttattgaatttaGAGAAACAGTTGTAAGTGCAGAGGGTATGCTAGAATCATATTTCACGTCTTTACGATTCTCGGAAGATTTTTTAAAAGAGGGTAAGGTTTATGTAAAAAGCACAGAAAAGGATAGACCGACGACACCTGAAAGTGAAGCATTAAAGTCGATAGAAAAAGCATCGCCTTCTACTGGAAATCAAATAATTACCAACGAACAACATGTGCAGCATCAACAGCCTGTTGTTGTTAGTAACATAAATGCTTCTAATATACAAATTATTAGCGGAGTTCAAGCAAGAGTCCAACAATACAAATGTGCCATGCAG GTGCAACCAGGTGGTATGGCATCTGCTGTTGTGGAAGCAACAGCAGAAACACACTATAGTTATCAACAACAAACTTCACAGCAATTATCACCTCAATCAAATGAAGCACAAAATCAAATTAATGAACAACAGAGCCCGACATCCCAAATTCAGCAACAAGTGCAAAATCAAATACAGAATCACGGTCAAATAAATCAACAAATACAGTCACAAAGACAAATCTCACAACAGATGAACCAGACAGCTCAGATTTCTCAGCAGCAAAATCAAACTCAAGTTggtcaacaacaacaacagcagcagcagcagcagcagcagcaacaacaacaacaacagcagcagcagcagcaacaacaacagcagcagcagcagcaacaacaacaaaatCAGTCGCAAATAACACAACAGATTGAACAGTTACAAAGACAGCAAAGAGAATTTGAAAAACAGCATAGACAGCTTCAACAAATTGAAAAGCAACAAGTTCAAATCACTACACAACAGGAATTCCCTATTAAACAGGAAGAAATCATCTTGAAAACAGAACCTGACTCTATGCAAAATCAGCAAATTGTTCAAAAAGTACAACCAGAGGCTCAAAAAGATGAAACTGCGCTGCAAAATGTACCAAATTTCACCACCGTGCACGCTGCGCCAGAAGTATTCTTAAATTTGGGATTTAAAGATGCTCCATTGGTCACGCAAACTATTCGGGAAGACTCAAAAGAATTCAAAGATTATGGGAAAACAGATGATGCGATCTCTCGTAATTCCATTGGACAGATCTCAGAGTTTCTGAAAATCAAATCGACGCCCGAACCAACATCTTTAATAACCGTGAATCCTCAAGTAATTTCGCAAACCAGAGATACTACTTGCAAAGATTGTGGTAAAACTTTCTCCTCCTTAACTCTTCTGAACAGTCATAACTGCTCCAATGCATCGTTCAATTCAAG tTGTGATGTGTGTGGTAAGCCGTTCAAACGAAGAGAGCACCTATACCAGCATCGAAAGTTACATACTGGTGAACGTCCATTTGTGTGTACCACGTGTTCGAAAGCATTCAGCCGCAAAGAGCATTTGGTTAGGCATTTGGTATCTCATACAGGTGAAAAGATGCAcgagtgtgaagtgtgcggtaaGAGCTTCTCCCGGAAAGACAATCTCCATAAGCATCGTAAAACGCACGGTGTGTCTGGTCCATACATTTGTGAAACATGTGGAAAATCatttgtggtaaaacattattaTTTAATGCATTTGACGACGCACGCATCAACTACCGGGGATGGTGTAAATTGCCAAGATCCTTTACCGTACAAATGCGATCTTTGTCATAAGGCATTCTCTGTTAAACAATATCTTACCACTCATAAACTTAGGCATAGATCAAAGAATAGTAATAATTCTGGGCAAAATACTGTAAATGGTCATCAATCGCAACAATCTAATACGACGAATGATACGAACATAGTAGGAAATAATGTTGCTAATTCTGGAAACCTAAGTAATAATAACGGACAGTCTGATAATGGATCGACGGTCGAGATGCAAACTGTTATTGACAAAGCCGAAGAACCAAATGGTTCATTCAATAACCAGTACCATAGTAATATACAAGAGTTTCAATGA
- the LOC143342651 gene encoding uncharacterized protein LOC143342651 isoform X1, with amino-acid sequence MMTPSLCTCTWLLLPCCILITLSTGELKFYQDEAPDTSENIVLRQLIKYLEQGHQFRLSPFLANEAHKKHQLQLDREKERDLLKTLTDKANLADILRKEKLKEWNDRQTEYNEPINETPRERDHYLPFYELNPFDDSVDYPGLKLPYMPHGTNREDVNYQNNGYVYGRNVPFNHPSYEGPIDFEKGMKEEPILGLHRSYDGSVNGIDRKLQESRVTVPEFTFKFDDSNLDERRPFAVKPNDPRYYQDAPFFSNTSDDSNLEKLTENETNWDRKDAIIDKLHTMHEENIRNAEPKLNDMSVIVLPELERRTGYNPLVVPMNHDLNNDIYFIAIVAGCSAAAMFALVLITLTWCRLKRGAKAAADIEYPAYGVTGPNKEVSPSGDQRLAQSAQMYHFQHQKQQIIAMENRVSASRDPGSVSEAESEEENEEGDYTVYECPGLASTGEMEVKNPLFHDDPTPATPAQINKEEDHV; translated from the exons ATGATGACACCGTCACTCTGTACCTGCACGTGGCTGCTGCTACCCTGTTGCATTCTCATCACCCTCTCCACCGGTGAACTCAAGTTTTACCAAG ATGAAGCCCCCGATACTTCGGAAAATATAGTGCTAAGACAACTGATCAAATACCTCGAGCAGGGCCATCAGTTCCGTCTTTCGCCGTTTTTGGCGAATGAAGCTCATAAGAAACACCAATTGCAACTGGACCGAGAAAAAGAACGGGACCTCTTGAAGACTTTGACCGACAAAGCGAATTTAGCCGATATTCTCAGAAAGGAAAAGCTAAAAGAGTGGAATGATCGGCAAACGGAATATAACGAGCCGATCAATGAGACGCCGCGAGAAAGAGACCATTATTTGCCATTCTATGAACTGAATCCGTTTGACGATTCCGTAGACTATCCCGGCTTGAAGTTGCCTTACATGCCTCATGGAACGAATCGTGAGGATGTAAATTATCAGAACAACGGTTATGTATACGGTCGTAATGTGCCGTTCAATCATCCATCCTACGAGGGGCCGATAGACTTCGAGAaaggaatgaaagaagaaccgaTTTTGGGGCTCCATAGGAGTTATGATGGATCGGTCAACGGAATCGACAGGAAATTGCAGGAATCACGCGTGACCGTTCCAGAGTTCACTTTTAAGTTTGACGACTCGAATTTGGACGAGAGACGCCCGTTTGCGGTGAAACCTAACGATCCCAGATATTACCAAGACGCTCCCTTTTTTTCGA ATACAAGCGATGACTCGAATTTGGAGAAACTAACAGAAAACGAGACAAATTGGGATCGGAAGGATGCAATAATAGACAAATTGCATACGATGCATGAGGAGAATATAAGAAACGCGGAACCCAAATTAAACGACATGTCTGTGATTGTGCTACCGGAGTTAGAACGGCGTACAGGATACAACCCCTTGGTTGTGCCCATGAATCATGATCTAAACAATGACATTTACTTTATCG CTATTGTTGCTGGCTGCAGTGCAGCAGCAATGTTTGCCCTTGTATTGATTACTTTAACATGGTGCag ACTGAAACGTGGTGCTAAAGCAGCTGCTGACATAGAATATCCAGCTTATGGAGTGACAGGTCCAAATAAGGAGGTATCACCCTCAGGAGACCAAAGACTTGCTCAGTCTGCTCAAATGTATCACTTTCAACATCAGAAGCAGCAAATTATTGCCATGGAAAA TCGTGTTTCTGCATCCAGAGATCCAGGTTCCGTTTCCGAAGCAGAAAGCGAAGAAGAAAACGAAGAAGGAGACTATACTGTTTATGAATGCCCTGGACTAGCTTCT ACTGGTGAAATGGAAGTAAAAAATCCATTATTTCATGATGATCCAACACCAGCAACACCAGCACAAATTAATAAAGAAGAGGACCACGTATAG
- the LOC143342587 gene encoding uncharacterized protein LOC143342587 isoform X2 translates to MSGYRRVNYYELCRLCTSSEGNKMNIFREEGRRRQLQTKIQTCLPIQVLEEDSLPKIVCHECIKKLENFIEFRETVVSAEGMLESYFTSLRFSEDFLKEGKVYVKSTEKDRPTTPESEALKSIEKASPSTGNQIITNEQHVQHQQPVVVSNINASNIQIISGVQARVQQYKCAMQVQPGGMASAVVEATAETHYSYQQQTSQQLSPQSNEAQNQINEQQSPTSQIQQQVQNQIQNHGQINQQIQSQRQISQQMNQTAQISQQQNQTQVGQQQQQQQQQQQQQQQQQQQQQQQQQQQQQQQQQQNQSQITQQIEQLQRQQREFEKQHRQLQQIEKQQVQITTQQEFPIKQEEIILKTEPDSMQNQQIVQKVQPEAQKDETALQNVPNFTTVHAAPEVFLNLGFKDAPLVTQTIREDSKEFKDYGKTDDAISRNSIGQISEFLKIKSTPEPTSLITVNPQVISQTRDTTCKDCGKTFSSLTLLNSHNCSNASFNSSCDVCGKPFKRREHLYQHRKLHTGERPFVCTTCSKAFSRKEHLVRHLVSHTGEKMHECEVCGKSFSRKDNLHKHRKTHGVSGPYICETCGKSFVVKHYYLMHLTTHASTTGDGVNCQDPLPYKCDLCHKAFSVKQYLTTHKLRHRSKNSNNSGQNTVNGHQSQQSNTTNDTNIVGNNVANSGNLSNNNGQSDNGSTVEMQTVIDKAEEPNGSFNNQYHSNIQEFQ, encoded by the exons ATGTCCGGATACCGAAGAGTGAATTACTACGAACTGTGCAGATTGTGTACCAGCAGCGAGGGTAATAAAATGAACATTTTTCGAGAAGAAGGTCGTAGACGGCAACTTCAAACAAAGATTCAAACGTGTTTACCTATACAG GTTTTGGAAGAGGATTCGTTACCAAAAATCGTTTGCCATGAATGTATAAAGAAATTGGaaaattttattgaatttaGAGAAACAGTTGTAAGTGCAGAGGGTATGCTAGAATCATATTTCACGTCTTTACGATTCTCGGAAGATTTTTTAAAAGAGGGTAAGGTTTATGTAAAAAGCACAGAAAAGGATAGACCGACGACACCTGAAAGTGAAGCATTAAAGTCGATAGAAAAAGCATCGCCTTCTACTGGAAATCAAATAATTACCAACGAACAACATGTGCAGCATCAACAGCCTGTTGTTGTTAGTAACATAAATGCTTCTAATATACAAATTATTAGCGGAGTTCAAGCAAGAGTCCAACAATACAAATGTGCCATGCAG GTGCAACCAGGTGGTATGGCATCTGCTGTTGTGGAAGCAACAGCAGAAACACACTATAGTTATCAACAACAAACTTCACAGCAATTATCACCTCAATCAAATGAAGCACAAAATCAAATTAATGAACAACAGAGCCCGACATCCCAAATTCAGCAACAAGTGCAAAATCAAATACAGAATCACGGTCAAATAAATCAACAAATACAGTCACAAAGACAAATCTCACAACAGATGAACCAGACAGCTCAGATTTCTCAGCAGCAAAATCAAACTCAAGTTggtcaacaacaacaacagcagcagcagcagcagcagcagcaacaacaacaacaacagcagcagcagcagcaacaacaacagcagcagcagcagcaacaacaacaaaatCAGTCGCAAATAACACAACAGATTGAACAGTTACAAAGACAGCAAAGAGAATTTGAAAAACAGCATAGACAGCTTCAACAAATTGAAAAGCAACAAGTTCAAATCACTACACAACAGGAATTCCCTATTAAACAGGAAGAAATCATCTTGAAAACAGAACCTGACTCTATGCAAAATCAGCAAATTGTTCAAAAAGTACAACCAGAGGCTCAAAAAGATGAAACTGCGCTGCAAAATGTACCAAATTTCACCACCGTGCACGCTGCGCCAGAAGTATTCTTAAATTTGGGATTTAAAGATGCTCCATTGGTCACGCAAACTATTCGGGAAGACTCAAAAGAATTCAAAGATTATGGGAAAACAGATGATGCGATCTCTCGTAATTCCATTGGACAGATCTCAGAGTTTCTGAAAATCAAATCGACGCCCGAACCAACATCTTTAATAACCGTGAATCCTCAAGTAATTTCGCAAACCAGAGATACTACTTGCAAAGATTGTGGTAAAACTTTCTCCTCCTTAACTCTTCTGAACAGTCATAACTGCTCCAATGCATCGTTCAATTCAAG tTGTGATGTGTGTGGTAAGCCGTTCAAACGAAGAGAGCACCTATACCAGCATCGAAAGTTACATACTGGTGAACGTCCATTTGTGTGTACCACGTGTTCGAAAGCATTCAGCCGCAAAGAGCATTTGGTTAGGCATTTGGTATCTCATACAGGTGAAAAGATGCAcgagtgtgaagtgtgcggtaaGAGCTTCTCCCGGAAAGACAATCTCCATAAGCATCGTAAAACGCACGGTGTGTCTGGTCCATACATTTGTGAAACATGTGGAAAATCatttgtggtaaaacattattaTTTAATGCATTTGACGACGCACGCATCAACTACCGGGGATGGTGTAAATTGCCAAGATCCTTTACCGTACAAATGCGATCTTTGTCATAAGGCATTCTCTGTTAAACAATATCTTACCACTCATAAACTTAGGCATAGATCAAAGAATAGTAATAATTCTGGGCAAAATACTGTAAATGGTCATCAATCGCAACAATCTAATACGACGAATGATACGAACATAGTAGGAAATAATGTTGCTAATTCTGGAAACCTAAGTAATAATAACGGACAGTCTGATAATGGATCGACGGTCGAGATGCAAACTGTTATTGACAAAGCCGAAGAACCAAATGGTTCATTCAATAACCAGTACCATAGTAATATACAAGAGTTTCAATGA
- the LOC143342587 gene encoding uncharacterized protein LOC143342587 isoform X3, which produces MLESYFTSLRFSEDFLKEGKVYVKSTEKDRPTTPESEALKSIEKASPSTGNQIITNEQHVQHQQPVVVSNINASNIQIISGVQARVQQYKCAMQVQPGGMASAVVEATAETHYSYQQQTSQQLSPQSNEAQNQINEQQSPTSQIQQQVQNQIQNHGQINQQIQSQRQISQQMNQTAQISQQQNQTQVGQQQQQQQQQQQQQQQQQQQQQQQQQQQQQQQQQQNQSQITQQIEQLQRQQREFEKQHRQLQQIEKQQVQITTQQEFPIKQEEIILKTEPDSMQNQQIVQKVQPEAQKDETALQNVPNFTTVHAAPEVFLNLGFKDAPLVTQTIREDSKEFKDYGKTDDAISRNSIGQISEFLKIKSTPEPTSLITVNPQVISQTRDTTCKDCGKTFSSLTLLNSHNCSNASFNSSCDVCGKPFKRREHLYQHRKLHTGERPFVCTTCSKAFSRKEHLVRHLVSHTGEKMHECEVCGKSFSRKDNLHKHRKTHGVSGPYICETCGKSFVVKHYYLMHLTTHASTTGDGVNCQDPLPYKCDLCHKAFSVKQYLTTHKLRHRSKNSNNSGQNTVNGHQSQQSNTTNDTNIVGNNVANSGNLSNNNGQSDNGSTVEMQTVIDKAEEPNGSFNNQYHSNIQEFQ; this is translated from the exons ATGCTAGAATCATATTTCACGTCTTTACGATTCTCGGAAGATTTTTTAAAAGAGGGTAAGGTTTATGTAAAAAGCACAGAAAAGGATAGACCGACGACACCTGAAAGTGAAGCATTAAAGTCGATAGAAAAAGCATCGCCTTCTACTGGAAATCAAATAATTACCAACGAACAACATGTGCAGCATCAACAGCCTGTTGTTGTTAGTAACATAAATGCTTCTAATATACAAATTATTAGCGGAGTTCAAGCAAGAGTCCAACAATACAAATGTGCCATGCAG GTGCAACCAGGTGGTATGGCATCTGCTGTTGTGGAAGCAACAGCAGAAACACACTATAGTTATCAACAACAAACTTCACAGCAATTATCACCTCAATCAAATGAAGCACAAAATCAAATTAATGAACAACAGAGCCCGACATCCCAAATTCAGCAACAAGTGCAAAATCAAATACAGAATCACGGTCAAATAAATCAACAAATACAGTCACAAAGACAAATCTCACAACAGATGAACCAGACAGCTCAGATTTCTCAGCAGCAAAATCAAACTCAAGTTggtcaacaacaacaacagcagcagcagcagcagcagcagcaacaacaacaacaacagcagcagcagcagcaacaacaacagcagcagcagcagcaacaacaacaaaatCAGTCGCAAATAACACAACAGATTGAACAGTTACAAAGACAGCAAAGAGAATTTGAAAAACAGCATAGACAGCTTCAACAAATTGAAAAGCAACAAGTTCAAATCACTACACAACAGGAATTCCCTATTAAACAGGAAGAAATCATCTTGAAAACAGAACCTGACTCTATGCAAAATCAGCAAATTGTTCAAAAAGTACAACCAGAGGCTCAAAAAGATGAAACTGCGCTGCAAAATGTACCAAATTTCACCACCGTGCACGCTGCGCCAGAAGTATTCTTAAATTTGGGATTTAAAGATGCTCCATTGGTCACGCAAACTATTCGGGAAGACTCAAAAGAATTCAAAGATTATGGGAAAACAGATGATGCGATCTCTCGTAATTCCATTGGACAGATCTCAGAGTTTCTGAAAATCAAATCGACGCCCGAACCAACATCTTTAATAACCGTGAATCCTCAAGTAATTTCGCAAACCAGAGATACTACTTGCAAAGATTGTGGTAAAACTTTCTCCTCCTTAACTCTTCTGAACAGTCATAACTGCTCCAATGCATCGTTCAATTCAAG tTGTGATGTGTGTGGTAAGCCGTTCAAACGAAGAGAGCACCTATACCAGCATCGAAAGTTACATACTGGTGAACGTCCATTTGTGTGTACCACGTGTTCGAAAGCATTCAGCCGCAAAGAGCATTTGGTTAGGCATTTGGTATCTCATACAGGTGAAAAGATGCAcgagtgtgaagtgtgcggtaaGAGCTTCTCCCGGAAAGACAATCTCCATAAGCATCGTAAAACGCACGGTGTGTCTGGTCCATACATTTGTGAAACATGTGGAAAATCatttgtggtaaaacattattaTTTAATGCATTTGACGACGCACGCATCAACTACCGGGGATGGTGTAAATTGCCAAGATCCTTTACCGTACAAATGCGATCTTTGTCATAAGGCATTCTCTGTTAAACAATATCTTACCACTCATAAACTTAGGCATAGATCAAAGAATAGTAATAATTCTGGGCAAAATACTGTAAATGGTCATCAATCGCAACAATCTAATACGACGAATGATACGAACATAGTAGGAAATAATGTTGCTAATTCTGGAAACCTAAGTAATAATAACGGACAGTCTGATAATGGATCGACGGTCGAGATGCAAACTGTTATTGACAAAGCCGAAGAACCAAATGGTTCATTCAATAACCAGTACCATAGTAATATACAAGAGTTTCAATGA
- the LOC143342651 gene encoding uncharacterized protein LOC143342651 isoform X2, with translation MMTPSLCTCTWLLLPCCILITLSTGELKFYQDEAPDTSENIVLRQLIKYLEQGHQFRLSPFLANEAHKKHQLQLDREKERDLLKTLTDKANLADILRKEKLKEWNDRQTEYNEPINETPRERDHYLPFYELNPFDDSVDYPGLKLPYMPHGTNREDVNYQNNGYVYGRNVPFNHPSYEGPIDFEKGMKEEPILGLHRSYDGSVNGIDRKLQESRVTVPEFTFKFDDSNLDERRPFAVKPNDPRYYQDAPFFSNTSDDSNLEKLTENETNWDRKDAIIDKLHTMHEENIRNAEPKLNDMSVIVLPELERRTGYNPLVVPMNHDLNNDIYFIAIVAGCSAAAMFALVLITLTWCRLKRGAKAAADIEYPAYGVTGPNKEVSPSGDQRLAQSAQMYHFQHQKQQIIAMEKDPGSVSEAESEEENEEGDYTVYECPGLASTGEMEVKNPLFHDDPTPATPAQINKEEDHV, from the exons ATGATGACACCGTCACTCTGTACCTGCACGTGGCTGCTGCTACCCTGTTGCATTCTCATCACCCTCTCCACCGGTGAACTCAAGTTTTACCAAG ATGAAGCCCCCGATACTTCGGAAAATATAGTGCTAAGACAACTGATCAAATACCTCGAGCAGGGCCATCAGTTCCGTCTTTCGCCGTTTTTGGCGAATGAAGCTCATAAGAAACACCAATTGCAACTGGACCGAGAAAAAGAACGGGACCTCTTGAAGACTTTGACCGACAAAGCGAATTTAGCCGATATTCTCAGAAAGGAAAAGCTAAAAGAGTGGAATGATCGGCAAACGGAATATAACGAGCCGATCAATGAGACGCCGCGAGAAAGAGACCATTATTTGCCATTCTATGAACTGAATCCGTTTGACGATTCCGTAGACTATCCCGGCTTGAAGTTGCCTTACATGCCTCATGGAACGAATCGTGAGGATGTAAATTATCAGAACAACGGTTATGTATACGGTCGTAATGTGCCGTTCAATCATCCATCCTACGAGGGGCCGATAGACTTCGAGAaaggaatgaaagaagaaccgaTTTTGGGGCTCCATAGGAGTTATGATGGATCGGTCAACGGAATCGACAGGAAATTGCAGGAATCACGCGTGACCGTTCCAGAGTTCACTTTTAAGTTTGACGACTCGAATTTGGACGAGAGACGCCCGTTTGCGGTGAAACCTAACGATCCCAGATATTACCAAGACGCTCCCTTTTTTTCGA ATACAAGCGATGACTCGAATTTGGAGAAACTAACAGAAAACGAGACAAATTGGGATCGGAAGGATGCAATAATAGACAAATTGCATACGATGCATGAGGAGAATATAAGAAACGCGGAACCCAAATTAAACGACATGTCTGTGATTGTGCTACCGGAGTTAGAACGGCGTACAGGATACAACCCCTTGGTTGTGCCCATGAATCATGATCTAAACAATGACATTTACTTTATCG CTATTGTTGCTGGCTGCAGTGCAGCAGCAATGTTTGCCCTTGTATTGATTACTTTAACATGGTGCag ACTGAAACGTGGTGCTAAAGCAGCTGCTGACATAGAATATCCAGCTTATGGAGTGACAGGTCCAAATAAGGAGGTATCACCCTCAGGAGACCAAAGACTTGCTCAGTCTGCTCAAATGTATCACTTTCAACATCAGAAGCAGCAAATTATTGCCATGGAAAA AGATCCAGGTTCCGTTTCCGAAGCAGAAAGCGAAGAAGAAAACGAAGAAGGAGACTATACTGTTTATGAATGCCCTGGACTAGCTTCT ACTGGTGAAATGGAAGTAAAAAATCCATTATTTCATGATGATCCAACACCAGCAACACCAGCACAAATTAATAAAGAAGAGGACCACGTATAG
- the LOC143342587 gene encoding uncharacterized protein LOC143342587 isoform X4, giving the protein MCHAGLLKKEILIINMNFFTLLHFHIYYSKFNYSCIVFISVINIRGIILQIEVQPGGMASAVVEATAETHYSYQQQTSQQLSPQSNEAQNQINEQQSPTSQIQQQVQNQIQNHGQINQQIQSQRQISQQMNQTAQISQQQNQTQVGQQQQQQQQQQQQQQQQQQQQQQQQQQQQQQQQQQNQSQITQQIEQLQRQQREFEKQHRQLQQIEKQQVQITTQQEFPIKQEEIILKTEPDSMQNQQIVQKVQPEAQKDETALQNVPNFTTVHAAPEVFLNLGFKDAPLVTQTIREDSKEFKDYGKTDDAISRNSIGQISEFLKIKSTPEPTSLITVNPQVISQTRDTTCKDCGKTFSSLTLLNSHNCSNASFNSSCDVCGKPFKRREHLYQHRKLHTGERPFVCTTCSKAFSRKEHLVRHLVSHTGEKMHECEVCGKSFSRKDNLHKHRKTHGVSGPYICETCGKSFVVKHYYLMHLTTHASTTGDGVNCQDPLPYKCDLCHKAFSVKQYLTTHKLRHRSKNSNNSGQNTVNGHQSQQSNTTNDTNIVGNNVANSGNLSNNNGQSDNGSTVEMQTVIDKAEEPNGSFNNQYHSNIQEFQ; this is encoded by the exons ATGTGCCATGCAGGTTTgttaaaaaaggaaattttaataataaacatgaatttttttacattgttACATTTTCATATCTATTATTCAAAGTTTAATTATTCATGTATTGTTTTTATTTCAGTTATTAATATACGAGGCATAATATTGCAAATAGAA GTGCAACCAGGTGGTATGGCATCTGCTGTTGTGGAAGCAACAGCAGAAACACACTATAGTTATCAACAACAAACTTCACAGCAATTATCACCTCAATCAAATGAAGCACAAAATCAAATTAATGAACAACAGAGCCCGACATCCCAAATTCAGCAACAAGTGCAAAATCAAATACAGAATCACGGTCAAATAAATCAACAAATACAGTCACAAAGACAAATCTCACAACAGATGAACCAGACAGCTCAGATTTCTCAGCAGCAAAATCAAACTCAAGTTggtcaacaacaacaacagcagcagcagcagcagcagcagcaacaacaacaacaacagcagcagcagcagcaacaacaacagcagcagcagcagcaacaacaacaaaatCAGTCGCAAATAACACAACAGATTGAACAGTTACAAAGACAGCAAAGAGAATTTGAAAAACAGCATAGACAGCTTCAACAAATTGAAAAGCAACAAGTTCAAATCACTACACAACAGGAATTCCCTATTAAACAGGAAGAAATCATCTTGAAAACAGAACCTGACTCTATGCAAAATCAGCAAATTGTTCAAAAAGTACAACCAGAGGCTCAAAAAGATGAAACTGCGCTGCAAAATGTACCAAATTTCACCACCGTGCACGCTGCGCCAGAAGTATTCTTAAATTTGGGATTTAAAGATGCTCCATTGGTCACGCAAACTATTCGGGAAGACTCAAAAGAATTCAAAGATTATGGGAAAACAGATGATGCGATCTCTCGTAATTCCATTGGACAGATCTCAGAGTTTCTGAAAATCAAATCGACGCCCGAACCAACATCTTTAATAACCGTGAATCCTCAAGTAATTTCGCAAACCAGAGATACTACTTGCAAAGATTGTGGTAAAACTTTCTCCTCCTTAACTCTTCTGAACAGTCATAACTGCTCCAATGCATCGTTCAATTCAAG tTGTGATGTGTGTGGTAAGCCGTTCAAACGAAGAGAGCACCTATACCAGCATCGAAAGTTACATACTGGTGAACGTCCATTTGTGTGTACCACGTGTTCGAAAGCATTCAGCCGCAAAGAGCATTTGGTTAGGCATTTGGTATCTCATACAGGTGAAAAGATGCAcgagtgtgaagtgtgcggtaaGAGCTTCTCCCGGAAAGACAATCTCCATAAGCATCGTAAAACGCACGGTGTGTCTGGTCCATACATTTGTGAAACATGTGGAAAATCatttgtggtaaaacattattaTTTAATGCATTTGACGACGCACGCATCAACTACCGGGGATGGTGTAAATTGCCAAGATCCTTTACCGTACAAATGCGATCTTTGTCATAAGGCATTCTCTGTTAAACAATATCTTACCACTCATAAACTTAGGCATAGATCAAAGAATAGTAATAATTCTGGGCAAAATACTGTAAATGGTCATCAATCGCAACAATCTAATACGACGAATGATACGAACATAGTAGGAAATAATGTTGCTAATTCTGGAAACCTAAGTAATAATAACGGACAGTCTGATAATGGATCGACGGTCGAGATGCAAACTGTTATTGACAAAGCCGAAGAACCAAATGGTTCATTCAATAACCAGTACCATAGTAATATACAAGAGTTTCAATGA